The DNA sequence TGCCTGAAGACCGGGCTGAACGTGTACGACGGGCACGTCGATCCCACCGCCCTCGACCTCTGGATACCCCGGTCTGAAGAGGTCGCTGGCGCGCTCTCCCGCCAGATCTCGCGCTTTGCCGCGCTCCATCCGGAAGCGCCTGCCCTCCTCGTCGAGACCGCCGCCGCCCTCGTCACCGACGTCTCGACGGGACTTGGAGCGATGCGGGTGTACCGTGAAGCGGGAGATCCGGTGGCGCTGCTCGACGGGCTGCGCCTTGTGCGCCACGGCAGCGAGCGGCTGTGCGGCGTGCTCGAAGCCATCGACCGCGCTGTTCGGGCGTCGGCGACCTGGTCAGCGCTGCCCGCCCTCGACGAGCTGTGCCGCGCCTTGCAGACGCACGCCGGAGACGCGATCGTGGGCGACTGCCTCGACTCGACCGAGAACCTCCTGCGCTTTCACGAGACCCAGTGCAAGGCGCTGCGCGCCTTGCCGCTCTCGTACACGGTGACCGAGCAGATCGTCGAAGCCGAGGCCGCCGTGGCCCGTGCGCGTGCGTGCTTCGAAGCGCTGCAAGACGGCGCGAGAGATGCCGCGTCGCTGCGGACGCTCTGCGACGCGTTCCATGCCACGCAGGCCGCGCGCGACGCCTGCGTCTCGCGGCTCGAGCGCGAGATGGACAGTGCCGCGCTGTCGTCTCATCTCGAGGAGCTGAAGGAGCTCTCAGGCCGCTTCCTGCTCGGCGCCATCAGCGAACCCCTGCTCCGCGAGCGCGTGGTTGCGTGGCTGAAAGACCACGCGATGCTCGAGATGCAGGTGCGCGAAGCGGCGCGATCAGCCCTGGGAAGCGACGCCGCCGAGCTTCTCGCCCTGCTGCATCAGCAAGGCGAGGGCATCGAGGAGACCACCCGCTTCTTCCGAGACGGTGATCCCCGTCATCTCTCTGAGGGCTTCCGCCGCATGGAAGAGCCCCTCGCGGGCCTGGCTGCGATGCGTGAGCGCGTCGTGCGCGCCCTGCGTCCCGCAACGGGGGTGGCGGCCGAGATCCGGTGCTTTGGCTGCGACGCCCCCAACGACGCCCGACGCACCCACTGCGCCGCCTGCGGGGTGGCGCTGCCGGCCATCGCCCGCGCCCTCGCCTCCACCGCGGACGAAGCGGTGTCCGGCGGCCCCGTTCCTCGCAATCTCTGGCGCATCCAGCGCGTGGTTGAGGCCTACGAGCAGCACCAGGCATCCCCAGCCGACATCCAGTATGAGGCAGCCCTCTATCTCGGCCGCCTCGGACACATCCGCCGCGATTTCGAGCGTCGGTTCGTCCCTCGGCTGCGTTCGGAGCGCAACCCCGCGCTGATCAACATGGCCCGTGACTTCTACGAATCGCTCACCGACCTGCAGAGCGGCCTTCTCGAGCTGCTGGCCTTCGGAGACCATCTCCGTCCCGACAGCCTGTATCGCGGCCTGCAGTCGTGCACCGACGCGGGGCAGTCGATGCAGGGCGCACAGGCACGCATCGAGGAGGTCCTGGAACTGCTGTGAGACGCATCGCCATGACGGGAGCCCAGGGTCTGGTGGGGAGCGCGCTTCGATCGCGTCTCACCGACGCTGGCTGTCAGGTCACCGGGCTCACGAGAAGCGCCCGTCCAGGGGCGCTGACATGGAACCCACACGGTTCGTGGGACGCCTCCCCTCTCGAGGGGTTTGACGCAGTGGTTCACCTGGCCGGGGAATCGGTGGCGCAGCCCTGGACGTCGGCGCGCAAGCAGGCCATCATGGAGAGCCGCAGCGCGGGAACCGCATCGCTGTGCAGGGCGCTGGCGGGACTCGCGCATCCGCCGCCCACGCTCATCTGCGCCTCTGCCATCGGCCTGTACGGGGACCGCGGCGATACCCTCCTCGACGAGCAGAGCGGTTCCGGCGAAGGCTTCCTCGCCGAGGTGGTGAAGGCGTGGGAGGCTGCCGCGGAACCCGCGCGAGAGGCGGGACTTCGCGTGGTTCACCTGCGCCTCGGAGTCGTGCTCTCACCCCGCGGCGGCGCGCTCACCAAGATGCTGGGGCCCTTCCGTGCCGGTCTCGGGGGTCCCGTGGGCGGCGGCGGCCAGTACATGAGCTGGATCAGCCTCGATGACGCGACGCGGGCCTTCGAGTTCGTGCTCGAGAACGATGAGACCCGAGGCGCCTACAACCTCGTCAGTCCCTCTCCCGTGACCAATGGCGCCTTCACCGCCGCACTGGGGCGCGCCTTGCGTCGACCGGCCTGCATCCCGCTTCCGCGCCTGGCGGTGAGCACCCTGTTCGGTCAGATGGGGCGCGAGGTGCTGCTGTTCAGCCAGCGGGTCTCTTCTGCGCGGCTGTCTGCAGCGGG is a window from the Pseudomonadota bacterium genome containing:
- a CDS encoding TIGR01777 family protein, giving the protein MTGAQGLVGSALRSRLTDAGCQVTGLTRSARPGALTWNPHGSWDASPLEGFDAVVHLAGESVAQPWTSARKQAIMESRSAGTASLCRALAGLAHPPPTLICASAIGLYGDRGDTLLDEQSGSGEGFLAEVVKAWEAAAEPAREAGLRVVHLRLGVVLSPRGGALTKMLGPFRAGLGGPVGGGGQYMSWISLDDATRAFEFVLENDETRGAYNLVSPSPVTNGAFTAALGRALRRPACIPLPRLAVSTLFGQMGREVLLFSQRVSSARLSAAGFDFNDTQIDDTLRRILASP